A genomic region of Papaver somniferum cultivar HN1 chromosome 7, ASM357369v1, whole genome shotgun sequence contains the following coding sequences:
- the LOC113294783 gene encoding uncharacterized protein LOC113294783, which produces MATCTIYFYAKKFMDAIIWIYNGRYMRQPTAQDTESILAENEARGFPGMLGSVDCFRWAWRACTMDQAGSHVGYKSIPTVVLQAVASYDIWIWHSYFGLGGKNNYCNVLHASGLFDRELNGVSPPCHYQINGRNYNTGYYLGDGAYPMYGCLVEAYKPASNNAESIFNQYQEAKRKDIERAFGGLKGKFGIIENMSLL; this is translated from the coding sequence ATGGCAACATGCACTATCTATTTTTATGCTAAGAAGTTTATGGATGCAATTATTTGGATCTATAATGGTCGATACATGCGTCAGCCTACCGCTCAAGATACTGAGAGTATTTTGGCAGAGAATGAAGCTCGTGGGTTTCCTGGGATGCTTGGTAGTGTGGATTGTTTTCGTTGGGCATGGAGAGCATGTACTATGGATCAGGCAGGATCCCACGTGGGCTATAAGTCAATTCCCACGGTTGTTCTACAGGCGGTAGCTTCATATGATATATGGATATGGCATTCCTATTTTGGGTTGGGCGGGAAGAATAATTACTGTAATGtcttgcatgcttcgggtttgttCGATAGAGAACTTAATGGTGTATCACCTCCTTGTCATTATCAAATCAATGGAAGAAACTACAATACGGGGTACTACCTAGGAGATGGAGCATATCCTATGTATGGTTGTCTTGTGGAAGCATACAAACCCGCCTCAAACAATGCGGAAAGTATTTTCAATCAATATCAAGAAGCAAAAAGGAAAGACATTGAACGTGCATTTGGTGGTCTAAAGGGTAAGTTTGGTATTATTGAAAACATGTCGTTATTATAA